From one Natronorubrum sediminis genomic stretch:
- a CDS encoding sensor histidine kinase — protein sequence MSTVRALCQAGQAKLSWLVSGFGLLSIAVFLGWAVWFRSVLDTTAIALSMVTIAAPALGLVWGGYRLERSQIGVDRYCRVVYWTTAVGLGFLAINLAMIVLFPWYSFAGDVAWAHFAVNTGAIAGFTFGFIEARAIQREVEATAVAVRAERLEDEREVLTYLNDLLRHEVLNSAQIISGHASLLLEEVGDEHRHRSSLETIDRESEGLTDVIDDVRAMLNASQTQDPTTSVDLSALVREEVQSFNERFDHLEIETTIPDDVAVSANSGVKWIVINLLENALEHNDSDRPHVTVTVTTTADTATVEVADNGPGISEETRRTLFERKSRNHGLGLYLVHILSNRYGGCVELNETSPDGSRFTVTLPRAGTDGRGANGTGEADDTDNTDVTDDTGKSASTNRSARTAAGDG from the coding sequence ATGAGCACCGTTCGTGCGCTCTGCCAGGCAGGCCAGGCGAAATTGTCGTGGCTCGTCAGCGGATTCGGCCTGCTCTCGATCGCGGTCTTTCTCGGCTGGGCGGTCTGGTTTCGTTCGGTGCTCGATACGACAGCGATCGCGCTCAGCATGGTCACGATTGCCGCTCCCGCACTCGGACTCGTCTGGGGCGGATACCGCCTCGAGCGAAGTCAGATCGGCGTCGATCGCTACTGCCGGGTCGTCTACTGGACGACAGCTGTCGGACTCGGATTTTTGGCGATCAATCTCGCGATGATCGTCCTCTTTCCGTGGTACTCATTCGCCGGCGACGTCGCCTGGGCGCACTTCGCCGTGAACACCGGTGCAATCGCTGGATTCACGTTCGGATTCATCGAAGCACGAGCGATCCAACGCGAAGTCGAGGCGACGGCCGTAGCCGTCCGGGCGGAGCGACTCGAGGACGAACGCGAGGTGTTGACGTATCTAAACGACCTCCTCCGTCACGAGGTACTCAACAGCGCTCAGATAATCAGCGGGCACGCGTCGTTGTTGCTCGAGGAGGTGGGCGACGAACATCGCCATCGCTCGAGTCTCGAGACGATCGACCGCGAGAGCGAGGGACTCACCGACGTGATCGACGACGTGCGAGCGATGTTGAACGCCAGCCAAACGCAGGACCCGACGACGAGCGTCGACCTGAGCGCGCTGGTACGCGAGGAGGTGCAGTCTTTTAACGAACGGTTCGACCACCTTGAGATCGAGACGACGATTCCCGACGACGTGGCCGTCAGCGCGAACAGCGGCGTTAAGTGGATCGTCATCAACCTCCTCGAGAACGCGCTCGAGCACAACGACAGCGACAGGCCACACGTCACGGTCACCGTGACGACGACAGCCGACACAGCAACTGTCGAAGTCGCGGATAACGGTCCTGGGATTTCCGAGGAGACCCGACGGACGCTGTTCGAGCGAAAGTCACGAAATCACGGGCTTGGACTGTACCTCGTCCACATTCTGTCGAATCGGTACGGCGGTTGTGTCGAGTTGAACGAGACCAGCCCCGACGGCTCGAGGTTCACCGTTACGTTGCCACGGGCCGGTACCGACGGTCGTGGTGCGAACGGTACCGGCGAAGCGGACGATACTGACAACACGGACGTCACTGACGACACGGGTAAGTCGGCATCGACGAACCGATCCGCGAGGACTGCTGCCGGCGACGGGTAA
- a CDS encoding MBL fold metallo-hydrolase — protein sequence MDSAIGDVQEVTAGECTDCYFLDTGMYETAGYGGVYIVDDDNPAVVETGLGTNHELILEALEELEIAYEDLAAIVVTHIHLDHAGGAGLLAEACPNADVYVPAPGTSLLADPSKLVAGTKAAVGDQWQYYVDPLPIDEDRIVSVEEGDVIDLGTHELRAHHAPGHAFHQLVYEDPANDAVFVGDAAGIWAPGPETITETSPPSDFDLEECLADVEMLQELDPDVLLYTHFGPRAVGDNAEAALEEYATVLTEWVDEVESKREELEGDEAVLEHFAASSEMADTWGAEKASAEAVMNARGVLGYLDADE from the coding sequence ATGGATTCGGCTATCGGCGACGTACAGGAAGTGACGGCGGGCGAGTGTACGGACTGCTACTTCCTCGACACTGGGATGTACGAGACGGCCGGCTACGGTGGCGTCTACATCGTCGACGACGACAACCCGGCCGTCGTCGAGACGGGACTCGGGACGAACCACGAACTCATTCTCGAGGCCCTCGAGGAACTCGAGATCGCCTACGAAGACCTCGCGGCCATCGTCGTCACGCACATTCACCTCGACCACGCCGGCGGCGCTGGCCTCCTCGCCGAGGCGTGCCCGAACGCGGACGTCTACGTTCCCGCACCCGGGACCTCGCTGCTCGCGGACCCCTCGAAACTGGTCGCCGGAACGAAAGCCGCCGTCGGTGACCAGTGGCAGTACTACGTCGACCCGTTGCCCATCGACGAGGACCGAATCGTCAGCGTCGAGGAGGGGGACGTCATCGACCTCGGGACGCACGAACTCAGGGCCCACCACGCACCCGGCCACGCGTTCCACCAACTGGTCTACGAAGATCCCGCGAACGACGCCGTCTTCGTCGGCGACGCCGCGGGTATCTGGGCACCCGGTCCCGAGACGATCACGGAGACTTCTCCACCCTCCGACTTCGACCTCGAGGAGTGTCTTGCGGACGTCGAGATGCTGCAGGAACTCGACCCAGACGTGCTCCTCTACACTCACTTCGGCCCGCGAGCGGTCGGCGACAACGCCGAGGCCGCACTCGAGGAGTACGCCACCGTCCTCACCGAGTGGGTCGATGAAGTCGAATCGAAACGGGAGGAACTCGAGGGCGACGAGGCCGTTCTCGAACACTTCGCGGCCTCGAGCGAGATGGCCGACACGTGGGGAGCAGAGAAAGCGAGTGCGGAAGCGGTGATGAACGCGCGCGGCGTTCTCGGCTATCTCGACGCCGACGAATAA
- a CDS encoding hotdog family protein, with the protein MTQPVEGETRTFERTFTVEDVQQFGELTGDDQSRHTEPDENGRVMVQGLLTATLPTKLGSDNDVLASTMELDFRRPVFTGERITCRSTYDTVVERDDRYEFTSDVVCENDDGDTVLTTTTEGLIWKDE; encoded by the coding sequence ATGACTCAGCCAGTCGAAGGCGAGACGAGAACGTTCGAGCGAACGTTTACGGTCGAAGACGTCCAGCAGTTTGGCGAACTCACCGGTGACGATCAGTCACGTCACACTGAACCGGACGAAAACGGGCGAGTGATGGTTCAGGGGTTACTGACTGCGACATTGCCGACGAAACTGGGTAGCGATAACGACGTGTTGGCCAGCACGATGGAACTCGACTTTCGTCGACCGGTTTTTACCGGCGAACGGATCACCTGCCGGTCGACGTACGATACGGTCGTCGAACGAGATGACCGCTACGAGTTCACGAGCGACGTCGTTTGCGAGAACGACGACGGTGACACCGTGTTGACCACGACGACCGAGGGCCTCATCTGGAAGGACGAGTGA
- a CDS encoding aldehyde ferredoxin oxidoreductase family protein, which yields MKHVRGPLCTIDVGEQTSDTEDIDDVLESYLGGRALGTKLAHDRVPFDVDPLGAQNRLYLATGPLQHSTMSFTGRMSATGVSPLTDGLLSSNAGGFLSRNFTGTGYSAVEITGSSDELVIVHVTDEGVEFEAVPDLAEATVTDTCEYIEDEHGLEEDHTVVVGPAGENEVRFASIMTSRERAFGRGGLGAVLGAKNVKAITFDGDSTNEVEIPPVQMEIHGEAAQADHPMKESGTTSVTEYANMVEALPTRYFSELSFEGAADIGGDAVAEKKYKKGTCSACAFACKLPTKDEERDVVTEGPEYETVMAFGSNSGVDDVVDVMKSNKLCDELGLDTISAGDVVAAYLESEDEFGNVDLIHDLVEKIAYREDVGDTLAEGIDAFHDELGVENWTVKGMEFPAHDGRTLNGQGLAFATSNRGADHMYAEFYPYEYPLVDADDAFDKDGLEGKPPKVIELENINAIKDSGVLCKFSRDFMTPERLETLLDADYEELLELGGEVVSLERHFNNQRGFDRGDDTLPYEVPEFETGLSEYYEEREWNDDGTVPAERFDSSAASAPADD from the coding sequence ATGAAACACGTCCGGGGACCACTGTGTACGATCGACGTTGGGGAGCAAACGAGTGACACCGAGGATATCGACGATGTCCTCGAGTCGTACCTCGGTGGTCGTGCGCTCGGAACGAAACTGGCCCACGATCGGGTTCCGTTCGACGTTGACCCGCTGGGTGCCCAGAACCGTCTGTATCTGGCGACGGGACCACTCCAGCACTCGACGATGAGCTTTACCGGCCGGATGTCCGCAACGGGTGTCTCGCCGCTCACCGACGGCCTCCTCTCCTCGAACGCGGGAGGATTCCTCTCGCGAAACTTCACCGGCACGGGCTACAGCGCCGTCGAGATTACCGGTTCGAGCGACGAACTGGTGATCGTCCACGTCACCGACGAGGGCGTCGAGTTCGAGGCCGTTCCGGATCTCGCAGAGGCGACCGTCACTGACACCTGCGAGTACATCGAGGACGAACACGGCCTCGAGGAAGATCACACGGTCGTCGTCGGCCCCGCCGGCGAGAACGAGGTGCGCTTCGCGTCGATCATGACCTCGCGTGAGCGCGCGTTCGGACGGGGCGGTCTCGGAGCCGTCCTCGGTGCGAAGAACGTGAAGGCGATCACGTTCGACGGCGACTCGACCAACGAAGTCGAGATTCCGCCGGTTCAGATGGAGATTCACGGCGAGGCCGCCCAGGCCGACCACCCGATGAAGGAGTCGGGAACGACCTCCGTCACGGAGTACGCGAACATGGTCGAAGCCCTCCCGACGCGGTACTTCTCGGAACTCTCCTTCGAAGGCGCAGCGGACATTGGGGGCGACGCCGTCGCCGAGAAGAAGTACAAGAAGGGGACCTGTTCGGCCTGTGCGTTCGCGTGCAAGCTGCCGACGAAAGACGAAGAGCGCGACGTCGTCACCGAAGGGCCGGAGTACGAGACGGTCATGGCGTTCGGCTCGAACTCGGGCGTGGACGACGTCGTCGACGTGATGAAATCGAACAAGCTCTGTGACGAACTCGGCCTCGACACCATTTCGGCGGGCGACGTCGTCGCGGCCTACCTCGAAAGCGAAGACGAGTTCGGCAACGTCGACCTGATCCACGACCTCGTCGAGAAAATCGCCTACCGCGAGGATGTCGGCGACACGCTCGCGGAGGGAATTGACGCCTTCCACGACGAACTCGGCGTCGAGAACTGGACGGTCAAGGGCATGGAGTTCCCCGCCCACGACGGGCGCACCCTCAACGGACAGGGACTCGCCTTCGCCACCTCGAATCGTGGTGCCGACCACATGTACGCCGAGTTCTACCCCTACGAGTACCCACTCGTCGACGCCGACGATGCCTTCGACAAGGACGGCCTCGAGGGCAAGCCGCCGAAGGTCATCGAACTCGAGAACATCAACGCGATCAAAGACAGCGGCGTCCTCTGTAAGTTCTCGCGGGACTTCATGACCCCCGAGCGCCTCGAGACCCTCCTCGACGCTGACTACGAGGAACTCCTCGAACTCGGCGGCGAGGTCGTCTCGCTCGAGCGTCACTTCAATAACCAGCGCGGCTTCGACCGCGGGGACGACACGCTGCCCTACGAAGTGCCGGAGTTCGAAACGGGACTCTCCGAGTACTACGAGGAGCGCGAGTGGAACGACGACGGCACGGTGCCAGCCGAACGCTTCGACTCGAGTGCGGCGAGCGCACCCGCAGACGACTGA